The proteins below come from a single Arthrobacter sp. zg-Y1171 genomic window:
- a CDS encoding DUF3817 domain-containing protein, with protein sequence MSPRKLFRTLALAEAVTWTLLLIGMFAKYVLDFEALTPIFGGLHGFVFLSYGVVTLFVWANQKWPARTGILGLATTVIPWATIPFEKSVDRRGMLKGGWRMAPGGEEPTNGVDRIAALVLRRPIAAGIVALVAVAVVFSVLLYLGPPVQLG encoded by the coding sequence ATGTCACCCCGCAAACTGTTCCGCACCCTCGCCCTGGCCGAAGCCGTGACCTGGACCCTGCTCCTGATCGGCATGTTCGCCAAGTACGTGCTGGATTTTGAAGCGCTCACGCCCATCTTCGGCGGCCTGCACGGCTTCGTCTTCCTGTCCTACGGCGTGGTCACCCTCTTTGTCTGGGCCAACCAGAAATGGCCGGCCCGCACCGGCATCCTCGGCCTGGCCACCACGGTGATCCCGTGGGCCACCATTCCCTTCGAGAAGTCGGTGGACCGCCGCGGCATGCTGAAGGGCGGCTGGCGGATGGCCCCCGGCGGCGAAGAGCCCACCAACGGCGTGGACCGGATTGCCGCCCTGGTGCTGCGCCGGCCGATCGCCGCCGGGATCGTGGCCCTGGTTGCCGTGGCCGTGGTCTTCAGCGTCCTGCTCTACCTCGGCCCGCCCGTTCAGCTGGGGTAA